In one Aromatoleum aromaticum EbN1 genomic region, the following are encoded:
- the ntrC gene encoding nitrogen regulation protein NR(I): MNTVWIVDDDRSIRWVIEKALSRENISHRSFASAGEALTALETAPHPPKVLVSDIRMPGESGLGLLQRVKTLHPHLPVIIMTAYSDLESAVSAFQGGAFEYLPKPFDVDQAVALVQRAIAQNAHQQGAPEEATVAPEILGQAPSMQEVFRAIGRLAQSHATVLINGESGTGKELVARALHRHSPRRDAPFIAINTAAIPRDLLESELFGHERGAFTGAAAQRRGRFEQADGGTLFLDEIGDMPAELQTRLLRVLSDNHFYRVGGHQPVRANVRVIAATHQHLEDRVRQGLFREDLFHRLNVIRLRLPPMRERREDIPILVRHFLQKSAQDLGVEPKRVSEPALKYLQALPFPGNVRQLENLCHWLTVMAPGQTIEVADLPPEMRDRPEREMPVAWVDGLAVEADRLIATSPGEVFDRLTREFERTLIRRALTATGGRRIDAALLLGIGRNTITRKIQELGMEDHRHPPASENASS, encoded by the coding sequence ATGAACACCGTCTGGATCGTCGATGATGACCGCTCCATCCGCTGGGTGATCGAAAAAGCCCTCAGCCGCGAAAACATTTCGCACCGCAGCTTTGCCTCGGCGGGCGAAGCGCTCACGGCGCTGGAAACCGCGCCCCACCCCCCGAAAGTGCTGGTTTCGGATATCCGCATGCCCGGCGAATCAGGCCTCGGGCTGCTGCAGCGCGTGAAAACCCTGCACCCGCACCTGCCGGTCATCATCATGACCGCTTACTCCGACCTCGAAAGCGCGGTCTCGGCATTCCAGGGCGGAGCATTCGAATATCTGCCCAAGCCCTTCGACGTCGACCAGGCGGTGGCCCTCGTGCAGCGTGCGATCGCCCAGAACGCGCACCAGCAGGGCGCACCGGAGGAGGCGACCGTCGCGCCCGAAATCCTCGGCCAGGCACCTTCGATGCAGGAAGTGTTTCGCGCGATCGGCCGCCTCGCACAGTCGCACGCGACGGTGCTGATCAACGGCGAATCGGGCACCGGCAAGGAACTGGTCGCGCGCGCGCTGCATCGCCACAGTCCCCGCCGTGACGCCCCGTTCATCGCGATCAACACTGCAGCGATCCCGCGCGACCTGCTCGAATCGGAACTTTTCGGCCATGAGCGCGGCGCCTTCACCGGCGCGGCTGCGCAACGCCGCGGGCGTTTCGAACAGGCCGATGGCGGCACGCTGTTCCTCGACGAGATCGGCGACATGCCCGCCGAACTGCAGACCCGCCTGCTGCGAGTGCTGTCGGACAATCATTTCTACCGCGTCGGCGGCCACCAGCCGGTTCGCGCCAACGTGCGCGTCATCGCCGCGACGCACCAGCACCTCGAAGACCGCGTGCGGCAGGGGCTGTTTCGCGAGGACCTGTTCCACCGCCTCAACGTCATCCGCCTGCGCCTGCCGCCGATGCGCGAGCGCCGCGAGGACATCCCCATCCTGGTGCGGCATTTCCTGCAGAAAAGTGCGCAGGATCTCGGCGTCGAGCCCAAGCGCGTTTCCGAACCGGCGCTGAAGTACCTGCAGGCTCTACCTTTCCCCGGCAACGTCCGGCAGCTCGAGAACCTGTGCCACTGGCTGACGGTGATGGCGCCGGGACAGACCATCGAGGTCGCCGACCTGCCGCCCGAAATGCGCGACCGGCCCGAGCGCGAGATGCCCGTCGCCTGGGTCGATGGACTCGCCGTCGAGGCGGACCGCCTGATCGCGACTTCCCCCGGCGAGGTCTTCGACCGCCTGACGCGCGAATTCGAACGCACGCTGATCCGCCGCGCCCTGACGGCCACTGGCGGACGGCGCATCGACGCGGCGCTGCTGCTCGGCATCGGCCGGAACACGATCACGCGCAAGATCCAGGAACTCGGGATGGAGGACCATCGGCATCCGCCGGCGAGCGAAAACGCTTCCAGCTAA
- the glnL gene encoding nitrogen regulation protein NR(II) codes for MPDLHRPSNPGPFAGLDLLSSAIVLVDAELVIRYLNAGAENLFEVSQRRLLGQPLSALLGEPAGLRAALHNALHKNWSYTGQNLKIARSDAEPLHLDCTVSPAEAVGVRLLLEFRPIDAQLRVAREEQLLQQQQASRELIRNLAHEIKNPLGGIRGSAQLLERELGDPQLREYTEVIIAEADRLQDLMSRLLTSHCMMRPGQLNIHDVLERVRRLILAEFPELAVRRDYDTSLPEFTADREQLIQAILNIARNAAQAMGGRGEIRLRTRVARQVTLAKRRFKLALELQVIDNGPGIPEEIRDKIFYPLVSGREGGSGLGLSLAQSFIEQHQGMIEVDSRRGRTCFTILLPITDRA; via the coding sequence ATGCCCGACCTACACCGCCCTTCGAACCCCGGCCCGTTCGCCGGTCTGGATCTGCTGTCTTCGGCGATCGTCCTCGTCGACGCCGAGCTCGTCATCCGCTACCTCAACGCAGGCGCCGAGAACCTTTTCGAAGTCAGCCAGCGTCGCCTGCTCGGACAGCCATTGTCGGCGCTGCTCGGCGAGCCGGCCGGGCTGAGGGCGGCGCTGCACAATGCGCTGCACAAGAACTGGAGCTACACGGGCCAGAACCTGAAGATCGCACGTTCCGACGCCGAGCCGCTTCACCTCGATTGCACCGTCAGCCCAGCCGAAGCCGTAGGCGTTCGCCTGCTGCTCGAATTCCGCCCGATCGACGCCCAGCTGCGTGTCGCACGCGAAGAGCAGCTCCTGCAGCAGCAACAGGCGAGCCGCGAGCTGATCCGCAACCTCGCGCACGAGATCAAGAACCCGCTCGGCGGCATCCGCGGCTCGGCGCAGCTGCTCGAACGCGAGCTGGGGGACCCGCAACTGCGCGAATACACTGAAGTCATCATCGCCGAAGCCGACCGGCTGCAGGACCTGATGAGCCGGCTGCTGACCTCGCACTGCATGATGCGTCCCGGGCAGCTCAACATCCACGACGTGCTCGAACGCGTGCGGCGCCTGATTCTTGCCGAGTTTCCCGAGCTCGCGGTGCGGCGCGACTACGACACCAGCTTGCCGGAGTTCACCGCCGACCGCGAACAACTGATCCAGGCGATTCTCAACATCGCGCGAAACGCCGCACAGGCGATGGGAGGCCGCGGGGAAATCCGCTTGCGCACGCGGGTCGCCCGGCAGGTCACGCTGGCGAAGCGGCGTTTCAAACTGGCACTGGAATTGCAAGTGATCGACAACGGCCCCGGCATTCCGGAAGAGATCCGCGACAAGATCTTCTATCCACTGGTCTCGGGGCGGGAAGGCGGGAGCGGACTGGGCCTGTCGCTGGCCCAGAGCTTCATTGAGCAGCATCAGGGAATGATCGAGGTCGACAGCCGTCGCGGGCGGACCTGCTTCACTATCCTGCTGCCGATTACCGACCGTGCGTGA
- a CDS encoding DUF4124 domain-containing protein, with amino-acid sequence MLDIRLFPAVLILVATAPAHASVYKCVDSSGSVTYTNDSTFARSCKELSEDQPVSSIPAPPRAPASQPRATPSDFPRVTPEAQRARDGTRRQVLEKELLVEETALAEAKKALVEQEAIRLGNERNYQKVLDRLQPYKDKVELHQRNVDALKKEIGNLK; translated from the coding sequence ATGCTCGACATCCGCCTTTTCCCTGCCGTCCTCATTCTGGTCGCCACCGCGCCCGCGCATGCAAGCGTCTATAAATGCGTCGACAGCAGCGGCAGCGTCACCTACACCAACGACAGTACTTTCGCCCGCAGCTGCAAGGAACTGAGCGAAGACCAGCCCGTGTCGTCGATCCCTGCCCCGCCCCGCGCCCCCGCCTCGCAGCCGCGCGCGACACCGAGCGATTTCCCGCGCGTTACTCCCGAAGCGCAGCGCGCGCGCGACGGCACACGGCGCCAGGTGCTCGAGAAAGAGCTCCTCGTCGAGGAAACAGCGCTCGCCGAAGCCAAAAAAGCGCTCGTCGAGCAGGAGGCGATCCGGCTCGGCAACGAGCGCAACTACCAGAAGGTGCTCGACCGGCTGCAGCCCTACAAGGACAAGGTCGAACTGCACCAGCGCAATGTCGACGCACTGAAAAAGGAAATCGGCAACCTCAAGTAG
- the glnA gene encoding type I glutamate--ammonia ligase — MNAQEVMKMIQENEVRFVDLRFTDTRGKEHHVGLPVSAFEEDHFEHGHPFDGSSLAGWKGIQASDMILLPEAGSAYIDPFFDETTVVLTCDVIEPSDGKGYDRDPRSIAKRAEAYLKSTGVGDTAFFGPEPEFFIFDSVEWSVDMSGVYSKIISEEAAWSTADKFEGGNTGHRPRIKGGYFPVPPVDSLNDIRAAMVLALEACGVPVEVHHHEVANAGQCEIGTKFSTLTKRADWTQVLKYIVHNVAHQYGKTATFMPKPIVGDNGSGMHVHQSIWKDGQNLFAGNGYAGLSEMALYYIGGIIKHARALNAITNPGTNSYKRLVPHYEAPTKLAYSARNRSASIRIPYVANPKGRRIEARFPDPLANPYLAFSALMMAGLDGIQNKIHPGDPADKNLYDLPPEEDAKIPTVCTSLDQALEYLDNDREFLTRGGVFSNDFIDAYLALKGEEVDRMRITTHPVEFDMYYSL, encoded by the coding sequence ATGAACGCCCAAGAAGTCATGAAGATGATCCAGGAGAACGAAGTCCGCTTCGTCGACCTGCGCTTTACCGATACCCGCGGCAAGGAACATCACGTCGGCCTGCCTGTTTCGGCGTTCGAGGAAGACCATTTCGAGCACGGTCACCCGTTCGACGGCTCGTCGCTCGCCGGCTGGAAAGGCATTCAGGCTTCCGACATGATCCTGCTGCCGGAAGCAGGTTCGGCGTACATCGACCCGTTTTTCGACGAAACCACGGTCGTGCTGACTTGCGACGTCATCGAGCCGTCCGATGGCAAGGGCTACGACCGCGATCCGCGCTCGATCGCGAAGCGCGCCGAAGCCTATCTGAAGAGCACCGGCGTCGGCGACACCGCGTTCTTCGGCCCCGAACCCGAGTTCTTCATCTTCGATTCGGTCGAATGGTCGGTGGACATGTCGGGCGTCTACAGCAAGATCATCTCCGAAGAGGCTGCGTGGTCGACGGCAGACAAGTTCGAAGGCGGCAACACCGGTCACCGTCCGCGCATCAAGGGCGGCTATTTCCCGGTCCCGCCGGTCGACAGCCTCAACGACATCCGCGCCGCGATGGTGCTCGCACTCGAAGCGTGCGGCGTGCCGGTCGAAGTGCATCACCACGAAGTGGCGAACGCCGGCCAGTGCGAGATCGGCACCAAGTTCAGCACGCTGACGAAGCGCGCCGACTGGACGCAGGTGCTGAAGTACATCGTGCATAACGTCGCGCACCAGTACGGCAAGACTGCGACTTTCATGCCGAAGCCGATCGTCGGCGACAACGGCTCGGGCATGCACGTTCACCAGTCGATCTGGAAAGACGGCCAGAACCTCTTCGCCGGCAACGGCTACGCCGGCCTGTCGGAAATGGCGCTTTACTACATCGGCGGCATCATCAAGCACGCGCGCGCGCTGAACGCGATCACGAACCCCGGCACGAACTCGTACAAGCGCCTCGTGCCGCACTACGAAGCCCCGACCAAGCTCGCGTACTCGGCGCGCAACCGTTCGGCGTCGATCCGCATCCCGTACGTGGCGAACCCGAAGGGCCGCCGCATCGAGGCGCGCTTCCCGGATCCCCTGGCCAACCCGTACCTCGCGTTCTCGGCGCTGATGATGGCGGGTCTGGACGGCATCCAGAACAAGATCCACCCGGGCGATCCGGCCGACAAGAACCTGTACGACCTGCCGCCGGAAGAGGACGCGAAGATCCCGACCGTCTGCACGAGCCTCGACCAGGCGCTCGAGTATCTCGACAACGATCGCGAGTTCCTGACCCGCGGCGGTGTGTTCTCGAACGACTTCATCGACGCGTACCTCGCACTGAAAGGCGAGGAAGTCGACCGCATGCGCATCACGACCCACCCGGTCGAGTTCGACATGTACTACAGCCTCTGA
- a CDS encoding rhodanese-like domain-containing protein: protein MGKLTDLLGLARRRAQELNLPYAGALTPAEAYEVWQLAPGARLVDVRTRAEWDWVGRVPDAVEIEWLSYPGNQANPHFLAQLKREVDPEALVMFMCRSGGRSDKAARAASEAGYPECYNVLEGFEGDLDANGRRNRIGGWRHAGLPWRQS from the coding sequence ATGGGAAAACTGACTGATCTGCTCGGGCTCGCGCGGCGCCGCGCGCAGGAGCTGAATTTGCCGTACGCGGGCGCGCTGACGCCCGCCGAGGCGTACGAAGTCTGGCAACTCGCGCCGGGAGCGCGGCTCGTCGATGTCCGTACGCGTGCCGAGTGGGACTGGGTCGGCCGCGTGCCCGATGCAGTGGAGATCGAGTGGTTGAGCTATCCGGGGAACCAGGCGAATCCCCACTTCCTCGCGCAGCTGAAACGTGAAGTCGATCCCGAGGCGCTGGTGATGTTCATGTGCCGCTCCGGCGGCCGCTCCGACAAGGCGGCGCGTGCAGCGAGCGAGGCGGGTTATCCGGAGTGCTACAACGTCCTCGAAGGTTTCGAGGGGGACCTCGACGCGAACGGCCGGCGCAACCGCATCGGCGGCTGGCGCCATGCCGGCCTGCCGTGGCGGCAGAGTTGA
- the nadA gene encoding quinolinate synthase NadA yields MQVAPISFDRFNALRDDEAQARIRAARARLGDRAVLLCHHYQRADVYQHADLTGDSLKLSRLASQTDAEFIVFCGVHFMAEVADIMSQPHQKAILPDLAAGCSMADMASLAKVTRCWRELAEVLGAPDELITPVTYINSAADLKAFCGEHGGIVCTSTNAPTILDWAFAQRPKVLFFPDQHLGRWTGYKKGIPLDEMVVWDPDLEYGGLTPEQIRNAKILLWKGHCSVHQMFQESHIRRWRMQHPEGFVISHPESNLEVCINSDYVGSTEYIINTIKAGAPNTHWLVGTELNLVDRLAGEVKAEGKIVQFMAPTVCMCSTMQRIDPQHLAWTLENLADGNIVNLIRVPAHEAQLAKVALDRMLSVS; encoded by the coding sequence ATGCAAGTTGCCCCCATCAGTTTCGATCGTTTCAACGCGCTCCGGGACGACGAGGCGCAAGCCCGCATCCGCGCCGCGCGGGCGCGGCTTGGCGACCGGGCCGTGCTGTTGTGCCATCATTACCAGCGCGCCGACGTCTACCAGCATGCGGACCTGACCGGCGACTCGCTGAAGCTGTCGCGTCTCGCCTCGCAGACCGATGCCGAATTCATCGTGTTCTGCGGCGTGCATTTCATGGCCGAAGTGGCCGACATCATGTCGCAGCCGCACCAGAAGGCGATCCTGCCCGACCTGGCCGCGGGCTGCTCGATGGCCGACATGGCGAGCCTGGCGAAAGTCACGCGCTGCTGGCGGGAACTTGCGGAAGTGCTCGGTGCGCCTGACGAACTCATCACGCCGGTCACCTACATCAATTCGGCGGCCGACCTGAAAGCCTTCTGCGGCGAGCATGGCGGCATCGTGTGCACCTCGACGAACGCACCGACGATCCTCGACTGGGCGTTTGCACAGCGGCCGAAAGTGCTGTTCTTCCCCGACCAGCACCTGGGGCGCTGGACCGGCTACAAGAAAGGCATTCCGCTCGACGAGATGGTCGTATGGGATCCGGACCTCGAATACGGCGGGCTGACGCCGGAACAGATCCGCAACGCGAAGATCCTGTTGTGGAAAGGGCACTGCTCGGTGCACCAGATGTTTCAGGAAAGCCATATCCGGCGCTGGCGCATGCAGCACCCGGAAGGCTTCGTGATCTCGCACCCCGAGAGCAACCTCGAAGTCTGCATCAACTCCGATTACGTCGGTTCGACCGAATACATCATCAACACGATCAAGGCCGGCGCGCCGAACACGCACTGGCTCGTCGGCACCGAACTGAACCTGGTCGACCGTCTTGCGGGGGAAGTCAAAGCCGAAGGCAAGATCGTCCAGTTCATGGCCCCTACGGTGTGCATGTGCTCGACGATGCAGCGTATCGACCCGCAGCATCTTGCCTGGACGCTCGAAAACCTCGCCGATGGAAATATCGTCAACCTCATCCGGGTGCCGGCGCACGAAGCGCAGCTCGCGAAGGTCGCACTGGACCGCATGCTGTCGGTGTCGTGA
- a CDS encoding endonuclease/exonuclease/phosphatase family protein, producing the protein MGTVPALRVCTYNIHKGFSQFNRRMVVHELRERLRTLDVDVVFLQEVQGLHLGHANLHPNWPGSPQHEFLAEDVWSQFAYGGNAVYDHGHHGNAVLSRYPIVSSMNQDVSDHRFERRGILHCEVEVPGIGEPVHCVCAHLGLMAGSRRRQMGALAERMEQVAPGGAPLIIAGDFNDWRNRAAQLLGRRLGLREAFDRGRGEPARSFPSTVPVLCLDRIYVRGFRVRQAQVHCGLPWSRISDHAALTAELEFGG; encoded by the coding sequence ATGGGCACGGTGCCGGCCCTGCGCGTCTGCACCTACAACATCCACAAGGGATTCTCGCAGTTCAATCGCCGCATGGTGGTGCATGAACTGCGCGAACGTCTGCGCACCCTCGACGTGGATGTGGTGTTCCTGCAAGAAGTGCAGGGTCTGCACCTGGGGCACGCGAACCTCCATCCGAACTGGCCGGGCTCGCCGCAGCACGAATTCCTGGCCGAGGACGTGTGGAGCCAGTTCGCATACGGTGGCAATGCGGTCTATGACCACGGGCATCATGGCAATGCGGTCCTGAGCCGCTACCCGATCGTCTCCTCGATGAACCAGGATGTGTCCGACCACCGCTTCGAGCGGCGCGGGATACTCCATTGCGAAGTCGAGGTGCCCGGCATCGGCGAGCCGGTGCATTGCGTGTGTGCGCATCTGGGCCTGATGGCGGGCAGCCGGCGCCGCCAGATGGGGGCGCTCGCCGAGCGGATGGAACAGGTCGCTCCCGGCGGCGCACCGCTGATCATCGCCGGCGACTTCAATGACTGGCGCAACCGCGCTGCCCAACTGCTCGGCCGCAGGCTGGGCCTGCGCGAAGCGTTCGACCGGGGCCGCGGAGAACCGGCGCGCAGTTTCCCGAGCACCGTTCCGGTGCTGTGCCTCGACCGGATCTACGTGCGCGGTTTCCGGGTTCGCCAGGCGCAGGTCCATTGCGGGCTGCCGTGGTCGCGAATTTCCGATCATGCGGCGCTCACTGCGGAGCTGGAGTTCGGCGGGTGA
- the clsB gene encoding cardiolipin synthase ClsB: protein MTEFLPGNAITLLENGGDFFPALQEAIDGARKEIFLETYIFENDATGSLIATALRRAAMRGVAVRLLVDGFGGRQFVRTLMPELIPDGVGVMIYRRELRMLALRRHRLRRMHRKLAVIDGAVAFVGGINIVDDLQGGLFERPRFDYAVRVEGPLLGPMLESMHRLWRLVSWARLGRRLHDPLLVLAKTAPAGTVRAAFVTRDNLRRRRDIEDAYLEAIGSARTEVLIACAYFFPGRRFRQALVDAAERGVRVSLLLQGVSDHPMLCHATRALYPFFLGRSIHLFEYHHSHLHAKVAVVDRRWATVGSSNIDPFSLLLAREANVVIDDVGFATELNGSLQRAIASGARELRREDWRRLPTLRRVTSWISYQLVRLAIGVAGYGGKH, encoded by the coding sequence GTGACGGAGTTTCTCCCCGGCAACGCGATCACGCTGCTGGAGAATGGCGGAGACTTCTTCCCCGCACTGCAAGAGGCGATCGACGGCGCGCGGAAGGAAATCTTCCTCGAAACCTACATCTTCGAGAACGACGCGACCGGCAGCCTGATCGCCACTGCGCTTCGACGCGCCGCTATGCGCGGCGTGGCGGTGCGGCTGCTGGTCGACGGGTTCGGCGGGCGCCAATTCGTCCGCACGCTGATGCCCGAACTGATCCCGGACGGTGTCGGGGTGATGATCTACCGCCGCGAGCTGCGCATGCTGGCGTTGCGCCGACACCGGCTGCGTCGCATGCATCGCAAGCTGGCCGTCATCGACGGGGCGGTCGCGTTCGTCGGCGGCATAAACATCGTCGACGACCTGCAGGGCGGCCTGTTCGAACGCCCGCGCTTCGACTATGCGGTGCGCGTCGAAGGGCCACTGCTCGGACCGATGCTCGAGTCGATGCACCGCCTGTGGCGGCTCGTGTCGTGGGCGAGGCTCGGTCGCCGGCTGCACGACCCGCTGCTCGTTCTGGCGAAGACCGCGCCTGCCGGGACGGTGCGCGCCGCATTCGTCACGCGCGACAACCTGCGGCGCCGGCGCGACATCGAGGACGCCTATCTCGAGGCGATCGGCAGCGCGCGCACCGAGGTGCTGATCGCCTGCGCGTATTTTTTCCCCGGCCGGCGTTTCCGTCAGGCTCTGGTCGATGCTGCCGAACGCGGAGTGCGCGTGTCGCTGCTGCTGCAGGGCGTGTCCGACCACCCGATGCTGTGCCATGCGACGCGTGCGCTGTATCCGTTCTTTCTCGGGCGCAGCATCCACCTGTTCGAATATCACCATAGCCATCTCCACGCGAAAGTCGCGGTCGTCGATCGGCGCTGGGCGACGGTCGGTTCGAGCAACATCGACCCGTTCAGCCTGCTGCTCGCGCGCGAAGCCAACGTCGTCATCGACGACGTCGGTTTCGCGACCGAGCTCAATGGGAGCCTCCAGAGGGCGATCGCGAGCGGTGCGCGAGAACTGCGCCGCGAGGACTGGCGCCGGCTGCCGACGCTGCGCCGCGTCACCAGCTGGATTTCGTACCAGCTGGTGCGACTGGCAATCGGGGTGGCCGGCTACGGTGGCAAACATTGA
- a CDS encoding DUF2789 domain-containing protein, producing the protein MELSTHSLSNLFAQLGLPSDEASIERFIASHSPLPENIALADASFWTPAQAAFLREEISDDADWAEIVDQLNLSLRS; encoded by the coding sequence ATGGAACTCTCGACCCACTCGCTGAGCAACCTGTTCGCCCAGCTCGGCTTGCCCTCGGATGAGGCGTCGATCGAACGATTCATCGCCAGCCATTCACCGCTTCCCGAGAACATCGCGCTTGCCGATGCGTCGTTCTGGACGCCGGCCCAGGCAGCTTTCCTGCGCGAGGAGATCAGTGACGACGCGGACTGGGCCGAGATCGTCGATCAGCTCAATCTGAGCCTGCGATCCTGA
- a CDS encoding SDR family oxidoreductase gives MESRTISVISGASRGLGRAAAYRLAMMPDHLVIATARNPADLAPLCSKLELSGHSLETCRLDVTEDASVDALRDWIAERFSRVDVLINNAGVLLDRYSTSILELPVDTLRATLETNLFGALRVSQALLPLMRASRAGRVVNLASGMGQLAEMEAGAPAYRISKTALNALTRILATEMAEYRIKVNSVCPGWCRTDLGGPEAPRSPEEGIDSVVWLATLPDDGPTGGFFRDRQPIPW, from the coding sequence ATGGAAAGCCGCACCATCTCGGTCATCAGCGGGGCGAGCCGCGGACTCGGCCGCGCTGCCGCCTACCGCTTGGCGATGATGCCGGACCACTTGGTGATTGCCACGGCGCGCAATCCGGCCGATCTTGCACCGTTGTGCTCGAAGCTGGAGCTGAGCGGACATTCGCTGGAAACCTGCCGCCTCGACGTGACCGAGGATGCGTCCGTGGACGCGCTGCGCGACTGGATCGCAGAACGCTTCAGCCGTGTCGATGTGCTGATCAACAACGCCGGCGTGCTCCTCGACCGTTATTCGACGAGCATTCTCGAGCTGCCGGTCGACACGCTTCGCGCGACGCTCGAAACCAACCTGTTCGGCGCGTTGCGCGTCTCCCAGGCGCTGCTGCCGCTGATGCGCGCGAGTCGTGCGGGGCGCGTCGTCAATCTCGCGTCGGGGATGGGGCAGCTCGCTGAAATGGAAGCCGGAGCGCCCGCGTATCGTATCTCGAAAACCGCCCTGAATGCTTTGACGCGCATCCTCGCGACGGAAATGGCCGAGTACCGCATCAAGGTGAATTCGGTATGCCCAGGCTGGTGCCGCACCGATCTTGGCGGGCCCGAAGCGCCGCGCTCGCCCGAAGAGGGCATCGACAGCGTGGTATGGCTGGCGACGCTGCCCGACGACGGCCCTACCGGCGGATTCTTCCGCGACCGCCAGCCGATCCCGTGGTGA
- the gluQRS gene encoding tRNA glutamyl-Q(34) synthetase GluQRS: MIDDAAPPYVGRFAPSPSGPLHFGSLVAAVGSFLDARAHHGQWRLRIEDVDTPRTVPGAAQDILATLERFGFEWDGKPVWQSARLDAYRDAFERLRAAGQVFPCACTRREMADSALARDGSRLYPGTCRNGLPPGRSAHAWRVRAHGRIAFADRIQGPQEEDLATEVGDYVVLRGDGQFAYQLAVVVDDAAAGVTDIVRGADLLGSTGRQIHLQHLLGYPTPAYAHLPVVVNTAGEKLSKQTLAAPVAALPPARALFAALTFLGQNPPPALGRASLRETWKWAVTHWSLVDVPRQLQAEAPGAFSARARENPSSL; the protein is encoded by the coding sequence ATGATCGACGACGCCGCGCCCCCGTACGTCGGCCGCTTCGCGCCGTCCCCGAGCGGGCCGTTGCATTTCGGCTCGCTGGTCGCGGCCGTCGGCAGTTTTCTCGACGCCCGCGCGCATCACGGCCAATGGCGGCTCCGCATCGAGGATGTCGACACGCCGCGCACCGTGCCCGGCGCTGCGCAGGACATCCTCGCGACGCTCGAGCGTTTCGGCTTCGAATGGGACGGCAAACCCGTGTGGCAGAGCGCGCGGCTCGACGCCTACCGCGACGCTTTCGAGCGCCTCAGAGCCGCGGGCCAGGTCTTCCCGTGCGCCTGCACGCGCCGCGAGATGGCCGATTCGGCGCTCGCGCGCGACGGCTCGCGGCTCTACCCGGGCACGTGCCGCAACGGCCTGCCGCCCGGGCGCAGCGCGCATGCGTGGCGCGTGCGGGCGCACGGAAGGATCGCGTTCGCGGACCGCATCCAGGGGCCGCAGGAGGAAGATCTCGCGACCGAAGTCGGCGACTACGTGGTGCTGCGCGGCGATGGCCAGTTCGCGTACCAGCTCGCGGTGGTGGTCGATGATGCGGCGGCGGGCGTGACCGACATCGTGCGCGGCGCCGATCTCCTCGGTTCGACCGGGCGCCAGATCCATCTGCAGCATCTGCTCGGCTACCCGACGCCGGCCTATGCCCACCTGCCGGTCGTCGTCAACACGGCGGGCGAAAAGCTGTCGAAGCAGACGCTGGCCGCACCGGTGGCGGCGCTACCGCCAGCCCGGGCGCTGTTCGCCGCGCTCACCTTTCTCGGCCAGAATCCGCCCCCCGCGCTCGGCCGTGCCTCGTTGCGCGAGACATGGAAATGGGCCGTGACGCACTGGTCCCTCGTCGACGTACCGCGGCAGCTGCAGGCGGAAGCGCCCGGCGCATTTTCCGCCCGCGCACGCGAAAACCCATCCTCCCTTTGA